The following proteins are encoded in a genomic region of Brachypodium distachyon strain Bd21 chromosome 1, Brachypodium_distachyon_v3.0, whole genome shotgun sequence:
- the LOC100834963 gene encoding protein GRAVITROPIC IN THE LIGHT 1 → MASKAVTIGDLIQRVTSSCLSNRFPGNYALNDSGADTDLDEEDDDPFADFGDAADECRPSPGEVTAAAAAGGEQEEEERKLKIWEEEEKRKVAETAAETKGGERAREADALMAEVFDAVSGVRRAYAALQGAHCPWDPDRMRAADAGVVAELRHLARLRDRFRRSAASPDGRIPQANPSPPPLREALAPYEAALEDLQRQLQSKQAEVDGLKEKLASNTSSSRRRLHPSKKQQHPNGAEAVVGAPTAELFAACAEQARAATRAFAAHLLNLIRAAGLDPAAATRSLTKIPVASSSPKVAKHAMEAHVTRVLLGGFEHESFYLDGSLSSLLDPAASRRDRHAQFRDMRGMDPAELLGVLPDCAFGRYAAAKFASLLPPRVEEAVLGAGHRGGGGGKHPRTPFYGEFLRAAKAVWLLHLLAFALEPPPSHFEAGRGAEFHPEYMESVAGPPPPRAGAGMVVGFAVAPGFKLCNAAVVRARVYLVPRGTTGHHPPPC, encoded by the coding sequence CTCCTGCCTCTCCAAccgcttccccggcaactacGCCCTCAacgactccggcgccgacaccgacctcgacgaggaggacgacgacccCTTCGCGGATTTCGGGGACGCCGCCGACGAATGCCGGCCTTCGCCCGGCGAGGtaacggcggcggccgcggcgggtggggagcaggaggaggaagagcggaAGCTGAAGAtctgggaggaggaggagaagcggaaggtggcggagacggcggcggagacgaaGGGGGGCGAGCGGGCGCGGGAGGCGGACGCGCTGATGGCGGAGGTGTTCGACGCGGTGTCCGGCGTGCGGCGCGCGTACGCGGCGCTCCAGGGCGCGCACTGCCCCTGGGACCCGGACCGGATGCGCGCGGCCGACGCGGGCGTCGTCGCCGAGCTCCGCCACCTCGCGCGCCTCCGCGACCGCTTCCGCCGCTCAGCGGCCTCCCCCGACGGCCGCATCCCGCAAGCCAacccttccccgccgccgctccgcgaGGCGTTAGCCCCGTACGAGGCCGCGCTCGAGGACCTCCAGCGCCAGCTCCAGAGCAAGCAGGCCGAGGTCGACGGCCTTAAAGAGAAGCTCGCCTCgaacaccagcagcagccgccgccgcctccacccctccaagaagcagcagcacccCAATGGTGCAGAAGCCGTTGTCGGCGCGCCGACGGCGGAGCTGTTCGCGGCGTGCGCGGAGCaggcgcgggcggcgacgcgggcgtTCGCGGCGCACCTGCTGAACCTTATCCGCGCGGCGGGGCTggacccggcggcggccacccgGTCGCTCACCAAGATCCCGgtggcgtcttcttccccgaaggTGGCCAAGCACGCGATGGAGGCGCACGTGACACGGGTGCTGCTGGGCGGGTTCGAGCACGAGTCCTTCTACCTGGACGGCTCCCTCTCTTCCCTCCTCGACCCGGCCGCGTCGCGCCGGGACCGGCACGCGCAGTTCCGCGACATGCGCGGCATGGACCCCGCCGAGCTCCTGGGCGTGCTCCCGGACTGCGCCTTCGGCCGctacgccgccgccaagtTCGCGTcgctcctgccgccgcgcgtcgaggaggccgtcctcggcgccggccacaggggcggcggcgggggcaagCACCCGAGGACGCCGTTCTACGGGGAGTTCCTGCgggccgccaaggccgtgtGGCTGCTGCACCTGCTGGCGTTCGCGCTCGAGCCGCCGCCCAGCCACTTCGaggccggccgcggcgccgagTTCCACCCGGAGTACATGGAGAGCGTggccggcccgccgccgccccgcgccgggGCCGGCATGGTCGTCGGGTTCGCCGTCGCGCCCGGGTTCAAGCTCTGCAACGCCGCCGTCGTGCGCGCCCGGGTCTACCTCGTGCCCCGCGGCACCACGGGCCACCACCCTCCTCCCTGCTAG
- the LOC100823138 gene encoding mitochondrial import inner membrane translocase subunit TIM10, whose product MASKGGPSNLEKEQMFGMAEKEMEYRVDLFNRLTHSCFEKCIEKRHKESELNMGENSCIDRCVSKYWQVTNLVGQMLGNKPQI is encoded by the exons ATGGCTTCGAAAGGCGGGCCGAGCAACCTCGAGAAGGAGCAG ATGTTTGGGATGGCGGAGAAGGAAATGGAGTACCGGGTCGATCTTTTCAACCG GCTTACACATAGTTGCTTTGAGAAGTGTATTGAGAAAAG GCATAAAGAATCTGAGCTCAATATGGGAGAGAACAGTTGCATTGATCGATGTGTTTCAAAGTATTGGCAG GTGACTAATTTGGTCGGACAGATGC
- the LOC100820982 gene encoding uncharacterized protein LOC100820982, translating into MSLAYPLLRLPCRCSLPPPLASTAAMSVVSLSASAAEGEPRGRERRQQRNEARELRARDWKEEVQERLIHEPARRRKKPPKRTWREDLNLDLLAELGPQWWLLRVSMAPGTDYVDLITKAISRRYSEVSFKIYNPAIEVKKRLKSGSISTKSKPLHPGLVFLYCTLNRELHDFLRDTEGCYGFIGATRGSIKRQIKKPKPIPIEEVESIFRKEKEEQEKADKEFEELENWDNVKSFGKPVEGTELMLINKIKKQVKKSTSKGGSGDNTSTPGASVHVLSGPFADYSGSVLEVNRKNKKVTVQLTLFGKESFVDLDFDQIETVNT; encoded by the exons ATGAGCTTGGCTTATCCACTCCTCCGGCTCCCATGCCGGTGctcgctcccgccgccgctcgcgtCTACCGCGGCGATGTCGGTGGTGTCGCTgtcggcctccgccgcggaAGGTGAGCCGAGGGGGCGGGAGAGGAGGCAGCAGCGGAACGAGGCGCGGGAGCTGCGGGCGCGGGACTGGAAGGAGGAGGTGCAGGAGCGGCTGATCCACgagccggcgcggcggcggaagaaGCCGCCGAAGAGGACGTGGCGGGAGGACCTCAACCTCGACCTCCTGGCCGAGCTCGGCCCGCAGTGGTGGCTCCTCCGCGTCTCCATGGCGCCCGGCACCGACTACGTCGACCTCATCACCAAGGCCATCTCCCGCCGCTACTCCGAAGTCTCCTTCAAG ATCTACAATCCAGCAATCGAAGTCAAGAAGAGACTTAAAAGTGGTTCAATCAGTACCAAATCAAAGCCTTTGCATCCTGGGTTGGTCTTTCTGTATTGCACCTTAAACAGGGAACTTCATGACTTTCTCAGAGACACGGAAGGTTGTTATGGCTTCATTGGAGCAACAAGAGGTTCCAT TAAAAGGCAGATTAAAAAGCCTAAACCTATTCCAATTGAAGAAGTTGAATCGatttttagaaaagaaaaggaggaacAAGAGAAGGCTGACAAAGAGTTTGAAGAACTGGAAAACTGGGATAATGTCAAGTCTTTTGGTAAACCTGTTGAAGGCACTGAACTTATGCTAATTAATAAAATCAAGAAACAGGTTAAGAAATCAACTTCAAAAGGTGGCTCCGGAGACAACACTTCTACACCTGGTGCCAGTGTTCATGTTCTCTCCGGGCCTTTCGCAGACTATAGCGGCTCTGTTCTGGAAGTGAAtcgcaaaaataaaaag GTTACTGTACAGTTGACACTTTTTGGAAAAGAGAGCTTTGTGGATCTAGATTTTGACCAAATCGAGACAGTCAATACTTAA